Proteins from a genomic interval of Oceanispirochaeta crateris:
- the murC gene encoding UDP-N-acetylmuramate--L-alanine ligase, with translation MVGIKGTGMAALAEIFQSRGLNVTGSDVDEEFYTDRVLREIGIPYFNGFSVDQIPLNLDFAIRSAAYGTEHPEVAELLKRDVPLLLYAEALGLLSREHSAAAVAGVHGKTTTTALCGTLVQALGLPGTVLVGSAVPAFGNRSTLVQGHDFFLAETCEYRRHFMNFSPDRMILTSVEADHLDYFKDEADVENAFCDFIATLPEKGALIYCHDDPGARRTAMRMADQRPDIRMIPYGFQVTGSGKITKIQSDASGENHFRVEGLHTGFRLRIPGDHIILDAAAALLLVLDQFDSLGGCSLDDPEIQKSLEEGIYNFTGSRRRSEIIGESQGILVMDDYGHHPSAVKKTLEGIREFYPGRRIIVDFMSHTYSRTAALLDDFAKSFGAADEVILHKIYASAREVFNGKISGKDLYEKTCEHHKLVRYFEEPEEALPYLKETLKEGDLFVTMGAGDNWQLGRSVLKSLKETQS, from the coding sequence ATGGTAGGCATTAAGGGGACAGGCATGGCTGCCCTGGCCGAGATTTTTCAATCCAGGGGTCTGAATGTTACAGGCTCGGATGTGGATGAGGAATTTTATACAGACAGGGTTCTCCGGGAAATAGGAATTCCCTATTTCAATGGATTTTCTGTCGATCAAATACCCCTAAACCTGGATTTTGCCATCCGTTCGGCAGCCTATGGAACGGAACATCCCGAAGTTGCAGAATTGCTTAAACGGGACGTACCCCTCTTGCTCTATGCCGAAGCCCTGGGATTACTCTCCCGGGAACATTCCGCGGCGGCCGTTGCCGGAGTGCATGGAAAAACCACCACAACAGCCCTTTGCGGAACCCTCGTTCAAGCCCTGGGACTTCCCGGCACGGTTCTTGTCGGTAGTGCCGTCCCCGCCTTTGGGAACCGGTCGACCCTTGTTCAGGGACATGATTTTTTTCTGGCGGAAACCTGTGAATACAGGCGTCATTTTATGAATTTTTCTCCCGACCGCATGATCCTCACCTCTGTAGAGGCCGATCATCTGGATTACTTCAAGGACGAAGCGGATGTGGAAAACGCCTTCTGTGATTTTATTGCTACCCTCCCCGAAAAAGGGGCTCTTATCTACTGCCATGATGATCCGGGAGCCAGGCGCACGGCCATGCGCATGGCAGATCAGCGGCCGGATATCCGCATGATTCCCTATGGGTTTCAAGTGACCGGTTCCGGGAAAATCACCAAGATACAATCAGATGCCTCCGGGGAAAATCATTTTAGAGTGGAAGGCCTACATACCGGGTTCAGGCTTCGGATTCCAGGAGATCACATCATCCTGGATGCTGCTGCGGCTCTCCTGCTGGTGCTGGATCAGTTTGACTCTCTTGGGGGCTGTTCTTTGGATGATCCAGAAATCCAGAAATCCCTGGAAGAGGGAATCTACAACTTTACGGGAAGCCGCCGAAGGTCTGAAATCATAGGGGAATCCCAGGGAATCCTTGTCATGGATGATTACGGACACCATCCTTCTGCAGTCAAAAAAACACTGGAAGGCATTCGGGAGTTCTACCCCGGCCGGCGAATCATCGTGGATTTTATGTCCCATACCTACTCTCGAACGGCCGCCTTATTAGACGATTTTGCCAAGTCCTTTGGAGCCGCGGATGAGGTCATTCTCCATAAGATCTATGCCTCCGCCCGAGAGGTCTTTAATGGGAAGATCAGCGGTAAAGATCTCTATGAAAAAACCTGCGAACATCATAAATTGGTGCGCTATTTTGAAGAGCCCGAGGAGGCTCTTCCCTATTTGAAAGAAACCCTGAAAGAGGGTGATCTCTTCGTGACTATGGGAGCCGGGGATAACTGGCAACTGGGGCGGAGCGTTTTAAAGAGTCTGAAGGAGACACAATCATGA
- a CDS encoding TolC family protein yields the protein MSFKYLIVLGLLILSRFGLEGQSLDSLESIKNYALENSTEYKRVLLDVAIARNQLDGILNLDETSFSLSTDSDEDEDWTSTAAVSLPLIDQLGFSGSINNDASGSLGLSFSPLTHSDSREQLQINYDVALLLAEETAVLTENKALSAVLNWMTYSQQLAVQEEIVTVKETVYRDQKIRYEAGEATLDDVRDDLVDWTEARTALSNMQVLLRAGESELLQTLGTSLDAAGIEIISTEDLMSDLDNLKKSITPESANPSSVYDVTSSYKNVERSEHTLSNTWIFDPEVNMTGSITIPLGSSSLSSDTLEWEAGIEFVFSLDDWQGKEKELNRQDLELSRLESKQAEMESRLNLQQVLITLETSQQNSTLAELEMEQSRELYDEALFLQEAGEYSSAETEDARLLYEQARVNYFDMLAEEYMAWRALMPYL from the coding sequence ATGTCTTTCAAATACCTTATAGTTCTGGGATTGTTGATTCTTTCACGATTCGGTTTGGAGGGGCAAAGCCTGGACTCTCTCGAATCCATTAAGAATTATGCCCTGGAGAACAGCACAGAATACAAAAGAGTCCTTCTGGATGTGGCCATAGCGCGCAACCAGTTGGACGGTATCCTTAATCTGGATGAAACCTCATTTTCTCTGAGTACCGACAGCGATGAAGATGAAGATTGGACCTCCACCGCGGCGGTTTCTCTTCCCCTCATTGACCAACTGGGTTTCAGCGGATCTATCAATAATGATGCCAGTGGCAGCCTGGGGCTGTCATTCTCACCCCTGACACACTCTGACAGCCGAGAACAATTACAAATTAATTATGATGTTGCTCTTTTACTGGCAGAAGAAACGGCTGTCCTTACGGAAAACAAGGCGCTTTCTGCCGTGTTGAACTGGATGACTTACAGTCAGCAGTTGGCTGTCCAGGAAGAAATCGTCACCGTGAAGGAGACGGTCTACCGGGATCAGAAAATCCGGTATGAAGCCGGAGAGGCCACATTGGACGATGTTAGGGATGATCTGGTGGACTGGACCGAAGCGAGGACGGCCCTGTCGAATATGCAGGTCCTTCTCAGAGCCGGGGAGTCGGAACTCCTTCAGACGCTCGGAACAAGCCTTGATGCCGCCGGGATAGAAATCATTTCTACAGAGGATCTTATGAGCGATCTGGATAATCTCAAGAAAAGCATTACTCCCGAGAGTGCAAATCCATCCAGTGTCTACGATGTAACTTCCTCCTATAAAAATGTGGAACGTTCTGAGCATACCCTCTCTAACACCTGGATCTTTGACCCGGAGGTCAATATGACCGGGAGCATTACGATTCCGTTAGGAAGTTCGTCTCTGTCTTCTGACACCCTGGAATGGGAAGCGGGCATCGAGTTTGTGTTCTCCCTGGATGACTGGCAGGGGAAAGAGAAAGAGCTGAACAGACAGGACCTGGAATTATCCCGATTGGAATCGAAACAGGCCGAGATGGAAAGCCGCCTGAATCTTCAGCAGGTTCTCATCACTCTGGAAACCTCCCAGCAAAACAGCACTCTGGCTGAATTGGAAATGGAACAGTCCCGTGAGCTCTACGACGAGGCTTTGTTCCTTCAGGAGGCTGGGGAATATTCCTCTGCCGAAACCGAAGATGCCAGGCTCCTTTATGAGCAGGCCCGGGTGAACTATTTTGACATGCTGGCAGAGGAATATATGGCTTGGCGGGCTCTCATGCCATACCTGTGA
- a CDS encoding ABC transporter permease encodes MMKKFINMLIRNWSGSSVKILLTLGAVALGTGILILTNSAGLILEEQITAEMDKEGLILYVANGEWDSLGKVEEARPTEWDSTAPSVLLSDLDSINFAVPLITPAFNQVTTEGKSYNLRNAVGSGPAYFNVFSLDIIAGNPMTDNDLEMGLKKVWISSEMAELLYGSVDAAVGKWIQPPGEMLNRGRPGGQAQNVVQQYSVTGVFESPSEVTRRSYGIGDMIYPYTALITAGGNKQMMLDMMSAQFVVQADGKSVEKLSSSIRQVLTSNFGDDLSIIIWEGSTRGTSSYMEELRQSVNVFTVSLSILGIVLLLTSSLGIFSIMVVEALNRRKDIALERALGASKKDVIKEFWMWSLTLSLTGAMIGVILSLALAGPVLNTLSPLVGEVSAQFSEAAGIKLLSVFRGVFFAVLFGGVLGILPSFSAVKGNIAETLREA; translated from the coding sequence ATGATGAAGAAGTTTATAAATATGCTGATTCGAAACTGGTCCGGATCGTCGGTTAAGATTCTCCTGACCCTGGGTGCCGTGGCCTTGGGAACTGGCATCTTGATTCTGACAAATAGCGCCGGCCTTATTCTGGAAGAACAGATCACCGCCGAGATGGATAAAGAGGGTCTCATCCTTTATGTGGCCAACGGCGAATGGGACTCCTTAGGCAAGGTGGAAGAAGCAAGACCCACTGAATGGGACTCCACGGCACCTTCTGTCCTGCTGAGTGATCTGGATTCGATCAATTTTGCCGTTCCCCTGATCACTCCCGCTTTTAATCAGGTTACCACAGAGGGAAAATCCTATAATCTGAGGAATGCCGTCGGTTCGGGACCGGCCTATTTTAACGTGTTTTCTCTGGATATTATTGCCGGAAACCCCATGACAGACAATGATTTGGAGATGGGTCTTAAAAAGGTCTGGATCAGTTCGGAAATGGCCGAACTCCTGTATGGCTCGGTTGACGCGGCCGTTGGAAAGTGGATACAGCCTCCAGGTGAGATGTTGAACAGGGGCAGGCCCGGTGGTCAGGCTCAAAATGTGGTGCAGCAGTATTCCGTGACAGGAGTCTTTGAGTCTCCCAGTGAGGTCACCCGGCGTTCATACGGGATTGGCGACATGATCTACCCCTATACGGCGTTGATCACAGCCGGCGGGAACAAGCAGATGATGCTGGACATGATGTCTGCCCAGTTTGTGGTTCAAGCCGATGGAAAGTCCGTCGAAAAGCTCTCCTCCTCCATCCGTCAGGTCTTAACAAGCAATTTTGGCGATGACCTTTCCATCATCATCTGGGAGGGGTCTACCCGGGGAACCTCATCCTATATGGAAGAACTCAGGCAGTCGGTGAATGTCTTTACGGTTTCCCTCTCTATTCTGGGGATTGTCCTTTTATTGACCAGCTCCCTCGGAATTTTCAGTATCATGGTTGTAGAAGCCTTAAACCGTCGTAAGGACATTGCCCTGGAAAGAGCTCTGGGCGCCTCGAAGAAGGATGTCATCAAGGAGTTCTGGATGTGGTCGCTCACCCTGAGCCTCACGGGAGCCATGATCGGAGTTATTCTCTCCCTGGCTCTGGCAGGTCCTGTGCTCAATACGTTGTCTCCCTTAGTGGGAGAAGTGTCCGCCCAGTTCAGTGAAGCCGCGGGTATCAAGCTCCTTTCCGTATTCAGAGGTGTTTTCTTTGCCGTTCTCTTCGGCGGTGTTCTGGGAATACTCCCTTCCTTCTCTGCGGTGAAAGGCAATATTGCCGAAACCCTGAGGGAGGCTTGA
- a CDS encoding ABC transporter permease, which yields MLNEPFKIIIRRFGDRFLESGLLIIAVALGIGAASSGIALLANTVSLSREILDSPGYKEIVVSTVGDADDMEAPVSLKAVVETAVLTSEDLSAADLAPAVTFAYVKNNSRIHFINEETVAREQERQQRPDGGDGNQPPEGPEGDDRPREDSFSAEDLAEAVGESNIIIAETEESSGYEVTPGYFDAWDTQLVAGSLFSEQDMTGNSSIVVLGQDLADSLLEEGSDYDSLLGRQLLTREGLYSIIGVVKGEEDTDLYYSPYRSRGSGDFRRSAMNTQLRFAVEDPDELDATSSQLQQWFDSQFGGQQLVISNPRSEAQQLMNRNTGIALLIMFLSLSGLFIASVNVSNILVSRAMRMKKHVGILMALGASRQQVSLLFASESLGITLIGALLGTILSLPLARTMQESLDITGGTGLYTLLGVVISMALTLLFGLLPVRQYAKIDPAIAMRAA from the coding sequence GTGCTGAATGAACCTTTTAAAATTATCATCAGACGTTTTGGAGACCGTTTTTTGGAATCAGGACTGCTGATCATCGCCGTAGCACTGGGAATCGGAGCCGCTTCTTCGGGGATAGCCCTTTTGGCCAATACTGTGAGCCTCAGTCGTGAAATCCTCGACTCTCCGGGGTACAAGGAAATTGTTGTTTCCACCGTCGGTGATGCCGACGATATGGAGGCTCCCGTCAGCCTAAAAGCCGTGGTAGAGACGGCTGTTCTTACCTCGGAGGACCTCTCCGCTGCCGACCTGGCACCGGCGGTGACCTTTGCCTATGTGAAAAATAATTCCAGAATCCATTTTATAAATGAGGAGACTGTGGCCCGGGAGCAGGAACGGCAGCAGAGGCCTGATGGTGGCGATGGAAACCAGCCTCCAGAAGGACCAGAAGGAGATGACAGGCCTCGGGAAGATTCTTTTAGTGCCGAAGATCTGGCCGAAGCGGTAGGAGAAAGCAACATTATCATCGCAGAAACCGAGGAATCCAGTGGTTATGAGGTCACTCCGGGATATTTTGATGCCTGGGACACCCAGCTGGTCGCGGGCAGCCTTTTTTCCGAACAGGATATGACTGGAAACTCCTCCATTGTGGTTCTGGGGCAGGATCTGGCCGACTCTCTTTTAGAAGAAGGCTCTGATTATGACTCTCTTCTGGGCAGGCAGCTCCTCACCAGAGAAGGCCTTTATTCAATCATAGGAGTTGTGAAAGGGGAGGAGGATACGGATCTCTATTATTCTCCCTACAGGAGCAGAGGCTCCGGGGATTTCAGGCGTTCTGCCATGAATACTCAGCTTCGATTTGCCGTGGAGGATCCCGATGAGCTGGATGCAACATCCTCACAGTTGCAGCAGTGGTTTGATAGCCAGTTTGGAGGACAGCAGCTGGTGATCTCAAATCCCCGGTCCGAGGCTCAGCAGCTGATGAACCGGAATACGGGTATTGCCCTGCTGATCATGTTTTTATCCCTTTCGGGACTTTTTATCGCCTCTGTAAACGTGTCTAATATTCTGGTGAGCCGCGCCATGAGGATGAAGAAGCATGTGGGTATCCTCATGGCCTTGGGGGCCTCCAGGCAGCAGGTCTCGTTGCTCTTTGCATCAGAATCGCTGGGCATCACCCTAATTGGAGCACTTCTTGGTACGATCTTGTCCCTTCCATTGGCAAGAACAATGCAGGAGTCTCTGGATATCACCGGTGGTACGGGGCTGTACACGCTATTGGGTGTTGTTATTTCCATGGCATTGACCCTCTTATTCGGTCTATTGCCGGTAAGACAGTATGCCAAAATCGACCCGGCCATCGCCATGAGGGCTGCCTGA
- a CDS encoding ABC transporter ATP-binding protein, translating into MIKMININKQYDLGDTQVRALKDVSLEIQRGEYIAIMGPSGSGKSTLMHILGILDSISSGQYFLEDYEISSLPDKEQARIRNRHFGFIFQSFNLFPELSALENVMLPMSYAGVPWQKRKSRAIELLDEVGLGHRMNHLPTMMSGGEQQRVAIARSLSNEPDLILADEPTGNLPTDKGEEIMQILEKFNKQGVTVVMVTHNPDQGKRANRIINLQDGVLQNELSSNDSIKREDLRAE; encoded by the coding sequence ATGATTAAAATGATAAATATCAATAAACAGTATGACCTGGGAGATACTCAAGTCAGGGCTCTCAAGGATGTTTCCTTAGAAATCCAGAGGGGAGAATATATTGCTATCATGGGACCTTCGGGTTCCGGGAAATCAACACTCATGCATATTTTGGGTATCCTGGACAGCATTTCATCGGGCCAGTATTTCCTGGAAGACTATGAAATTTCTTCTCTTCCCGATAAGGAACAGGCCCGGATTCGTAATCGCCATTTTGGGTTTATTTTTCAGAGCTTTAACTTGTTTCCCGAGCTCAGCGCCCTTGAAAATGTGATGCTGCCCATGAGTTACGCCGGGGTTCCCTGGCAGAAAAGAAAGTCCCGGGCCATCGAACTGCTGGACGAAGTCGGACTGGGTCACCGGATGAACCACCTGCCTACCATGATGAGCGGTGGTGAGCAGCAGAGAGTGGCCATCGCCCGGTCTCTTTCCAATGAACCAGACCTGATTCTAGCGGATGAGCCCACGGGAAATCTTCCTACCGATAAGGGAGAGGAGATCATGCAGATCCTCGAAAAATTCAATAAACAGGGTGTCACCGTTGTCATGGTTACTCACAACCCCGATCAGGGGAAACGGGCCAATAGAATCATCAATCTTCAGGATGGTGTATTACAGAATGAACTTTCATCGAATGATTCTATAAAGAGGGAGGACCTCCGTGCTGAATGA
- a CDS encoding efflux RND transporter periplasmic adaptor subunit, with protein sequence MSVEKKIIQMDDVTPKSSKEKKKRKVLTGLSILVLILGICGFFWFSAQPETFTVKDYESAQVRSGQFISTTEASGTVILPTQVEIVSPVEGYAEELYVDEGDVVTPQDVLAVLNVPDLDDDFNELSLSLVQARIELESLENSSVYTIQALERTISRLDADILEAEADVQTYKELASLKSSRQSDYEDALDVLEDLIEQREDSQATLDEAISSGLIDKRKQQAAINQLEVELAIVLQDIEETKIKSPIAGEVLSINETLAIKSSLIEQSDSLFIVADRSDVYIDFDVYEQYAGLLDEGGEMTVTIGTNTMKASIIKIGKIATMDTDGLSAMISVRAKPETELTLTPGASAVASITLEVQDNVLLLPRGAWLTTGNQKYVYLIQGNKAVKTKVTLGEIQGNDVEILQGLSAGDEIITGSYQSYIDMDEITLK encoded by the coding sequence ATGTCAGTAGAGAAAAAGATCATTCAAATGGATGATGTGACCCCAAAGTCCAGCAAGGAGAAGAAGAAGAGGAAGGTACTAACGGGTCTGTCAATTCTTGTTCTGATCCTGGGTATCTGCGGATTCTTCTGGTTTTCGGCGCAACCGGAAACTTTCACAGTCAAGGACTATGAAAGTGCCCAGGTAAGATCCGGGCAGTTTATCTCAACCACTGAGGCCAGCGGAACGGTTATTTTGCCCACCCAGGTGGAAATTGTTAGTCCTGTTGAGGGATATGCCGAGGAATTGTACGTAGATGAGGGAGATGTGGTTACTCCTCAGGATGTATTGGCCGTTTTGAATGTGCCCGATCTGGATGATGATTTCAATGAGTTGAGTCTCAGTCTGGTACAGGCCAGGATCGAACTTGAAAGCCTCGAAAACAGTTCCGTTTATACAATCCAGGCTCTGGAAAGAACCATAAGCCGGCTGGATGCGGATATTCTGGAAGCCGAGGCAGATGTTCAGACATATAAAGAGCTGGCGAGCCTGAAGAGTTCCCGCCAGAGTGATTATGAAGACGCCCTGGATGTACTTGAAGACCTGATAGAACAAAGGGAAGACAGCCAGGCTACTCTGGATGAAGCCATCAGCTCCGGTCTTATCGACAAAAGAAAACAGCAGGCAGCCATAAACCAGTTAGAAGTAGAGCTGGCAATCGTTTTGCAGGATATTGAAGAAACAAAAATCAAGAGTCCCATTGCGGGTGAAGTCCTGAGTATCAATGAGACTCTTGCTATTAAAAGCAGTCTGATTGAGCAGTCGGATTCTCTGTTTATAGTGGCCGACCGGTCGGACGTTTATATCGATTTTGATGTGTATGAACAGTATGCGGGACTCCTGGACGAAGGAGGAGAAATGACGGTTACTATCGGAACAAATACCATGAAAGCCAGCATCATCAAGATTGGAAAAATAGCCACCATGGATACGGATGGCCTTTCTGCCATGATAAGCGTGAGAGCTAAGCCGGAAACAGAACTGACCCTCACTCCCGGTGCTTCGGCCGTGGCATCCATCACACTGGAAGTTCAGGATAATGTCCTGCTTCTTCCCCGCGGGGCTTGGCTGACAACGGGAAATCAAAAATATGTTTACCTCATACAGGGAAATAAGGCCGTAAAAACAAAGGTAACCCTGGGTGAGATTCAAGGGAATGATGTGGAGATCCTTCAAGGCTTGAGCGCCGGGGATGAGATCATTACCGGAAGCTATCAGAGCTATATTGATATGGACGAAATAACACTCAAGTAA
- a CDS encoding sensor histidine kinase codes for MEANKKDYSTLLLIILLLILTGVANLILYKFFKADLIQNNYREVQKLESIVLGTYAREYQRMILLVQTIQKLDSSSDESLQASLDSLIADYGPDGQIPFLIREASFFHIDPRSDASLKEGEFSIQSMPTFETGPLETILSHTPQGREDIRLQVILDTEGMARYYIQPAVEESLPGYSLQWIDISEDPVNYKAPYESEENIRFQPLAALIGWPHNTKADLFIHLPIDFDNRHPFIPGDKEMLENESSKTDEIVKNFKDRIFPIRPEMNPVKKSDRILSIGFDKAPYYADLEKKSALYWLLSNLVILGTALVFLLLMIQMKKLKRMRSRENEFVASMTHELRTPLTVIQSAADNLSIGIIAPEKVARYGQVMKDQVQRLSAMVEEILLFSSMEGNHQKQTSQIDLDMTALVDELKGRFAAWAEDKNIQISWNLEGFPESVTGYPDETKLILSNLIGNAMTHGCPAASSPLRIKFRYLIAGKLRVIIEDEGPGIPPAEQKKIFDPFYRTLFTREHQIRGSGLGLFIARKKTELLGGTLRLESPYKKLSPEKQRGCRFVLDLPCQCKTTEDHT; via the coding sequence ATGGAAGCGAACAAAAAAGACTACTCCACTCTTCTGCTGATCATCCTTCTCCTTATTTTGACTGGTGTGGCCAACCTCATACTGTACAAATTCTTCAAAGCCGATCTCATACAGAACAATTACAGAGAAGTTCAGAAACTGGAATCTATAGTCCTGGGAACCTATGCGCGGGAATACCAGAGGATGATTCTACTGGTACAGACCATACAAAAACTGGACAGCTCCAGTGATGAAAGCTTGCAGGCCTCTCTAGACTCTCTTATTGCAGACTATGGGCCGGATGGTCAGATTCCCTTCCTCATCAGAGAAGCATCCTTCTTTCATATTGATCCCCGTTCTGATGCATCCCTCAAGGAGGGAGAATTTTCGATCCAAAGTATGCCTACTTTTGAAACCGGACCTCTTGAAACAATTCTTTCACACACACCTCAGGGAAGAGAAGATATCCGTTTACAGGTGATTCTGGACACCGAAGGAATGGCACGCTACTACATACAACCTGCGGTTGAAGAATCTCTCCCTGGGTACTCCCTGCAGTGGATTGATATAAGTGAAGATCCTGTGAACTATAAGGCTCCCTATGAATCTGAGGAAAACATCCGCTTCCAACCCCTGGCGGCTCTCATCGGCTGGCCCCATAATACCAAGGCAGATTTGTTCATCCATCTGCCCATTGATTTTGACAACCGTCATCCCTTCATTCCGGGAGATAAGGAGATGCTCGAAAACGAGAGTTCTAAGACTGATGAAATTGTTAAAAATTTCAAGGACCGGATTTTTCCAATTAGACCGGAAATGAATCCTGTTAAAAAGTCCGACAGGATTCTCAGCATAGGCTTTGACAAGGCTCCCTACTATGCTGATCTAGAGAAGAAATCAGCCCTGTACTGGCTTCTCAGCAACCTGGTGATTTTGGGAACAGCCCTCGTCTTCCTTCTCCTCATGATTCAGATGAAAAAGCTGAAAAGGATGCGGAGTCGTGAAAATGAATTTGTAGCCTCCATGACTCATGAACTGAGGACCCCTTTAACGGTGATCCAATCGGCAGCGGATAATCTATCAATAGGAATCATCGCTCCCGAAAAAGTAGCCCGCTACGGACAGGTGATGAAAGACCAGGTTCAGCGCCTCAGCGCCATGGTGGAAGAGATTCTTCTTTTTTCAAGCATGGAAGGAAATCATCAAAAACAGACGTCCCAGATAGACCTGGATATGACTGCTCTAGTGGATGAATTAAAGGGACGCTTTGCCGCATGGGCCGAAGACAAGAATATTCAGATAAGCTGGAATCTTGAAGGATTCCCTGAATCCGTTACTGGCTACCCGGATGAAACAAAACTCATCCTCTCCAACCTGATCGGCAATGCCATGACCCACGGCTGCCCTGCTGCGTCCTCTCCTCTGAGAATCAAATTCCGTTATCTCATAGCGGGAAAACTGAGAGTGATCATCGAAGATGAAGGCCCCGGAATTCCACCGGCTGAACAGAAAAAAATCTTTGATCCTTTTTACAGGACCCTCTTTACCAGAGAACATCAGATCAGAGGCAGTGGTCTGGGACTTTTCATCGCCCGTAAAAAAACAGAATTATTGGGTGGAACTCTCCGCCTGGAGAGTCCTTATAAGAAATTGAGTCCTGAAAAGCAAAGGGGCTGCCGATTTGTTCTTGACCTGCCCTGCCAATGCAAAACCACGGAGGATCACACATGA
- a CDS encoding response regulator transcription factor, translating into MTRILIVEDEPGVQMTLEDRLQAEGYETSVKGDGISGQEEAETGEYDLMILDIMLPGRDGFAVCQNLRSKKINTPILMLTARNTNLDSIMGLRQGADDYMAKPFDMGLLLARIEALLRRSNLPTAKNSTKPYFEFGDFTLDLNTGTLTRKDDKIDLLAKEFALLQYLVKHPGELLKRDTILDEVWGYESETTTRTVDVHIAKLRQKLGESELPRHIQTLRGRGYKFIP; encoded by the coding sequence ATGACCCGCATATTGATAGTAGAAGATGAACCTGGTGTACAAATGACCTTAGAAGACCGCCTCCAAGCTGAAGGCTACGAGACGAGTGTCAAAGGTGATGGAATTAGCGGACAGGAAGAAGCTGAGACTGGAGAATACGACCTGATGATCCTCGACATCATGCTTCCCGGACGGGATGGTTTTGCCGTTTGTCAGAATCTACGCAGTAAAAAAATCAACACTCCCATCCTGATGCTCACGGCTCGAAATACAAACCTGGACAGCATCATGGGGCTCCGCCAGGGAGCCGATGATTATATGGCCAAACCCTTTGATATGGGCCTTCTCTTGGCAAGAATAGAGGCCCTTTTGAGAAGATCAAACCTGCCGACTGCAAAAAACAGCACAAAGCCTTACTTTGAGTTTGGAGATTTTACTCTTGATCTGAATACAGGAACTCTCACCCGGAAGGATGATAAGATAGATCTCCTTGCCAAGGAGTTTGCCCTCTTGCAATATCTTGTGAAACACCCGGGAGAGCTCTTGAAAAGAGACACTATCCTGGATGAGGTTTGGGGCTATGAGAGTGAAACAACGACAAGAACCGTGGACGTTCATATTGCTAAACTGAGACAGAAACTGGGAGAATCCGAGTTGCCCCGGCATATTCAAACACTCCGGGGCCGGGGATATAAGTTTATCCCCTGA
- a CDS encoding 4Fe-4S ferredoxin, which yields MYASRNITLCTKDCLCLFVCPTAATDTESGQIDKSLCIDGCRQCVDACPSHAIYLVTEEYPKVQTKDPQQAKALHQLMETKSVQMDAARSLAASSENPGVKKLAKALERSCRILGEDCARESGFMMPQADNAVELLNKLGLKSPD from the coding sequence ATGTATGCATCCAGAAATATAACCCTTTGTACCAAAGACTGTCTGTGCCTTTTTGTTTGTCCCACAGCTGCGACAGATACAGAATCCGGGCAGATTGATAAGAGTCTCTGCATCGACGGGTGTCGTCAGTGTGTGGATGCCTGCCCGTCCCACGCCATATACCTTGTAACAGAAGAGTATCCCAAGGTCCAGACTAAGGACCCTCAGCAGGCTAAGGCACTTCATCAGCTGATGGAGACCAAGAGTGTCCAGATGGATGCCGCCCGGTCTTTGGCCGCTTCTTCAGAAAATCCTGGAGTTAAAAAACTGGCAAAGGCATTGGAAAGATCCTGCCGTATCCTTGGTGAAGACTGTGCCAGGGAATCAGGATTTATGATGCCCCAGGCCGATAATGCCGTAGAATTATTAAATAAATTAGGCCTCAAGTCTCCCGACTGA
- a CDS encoding rubredoxin-like domain-containing protein yields the protein MPNTSTFSDNSLSIIFSNLAKAAGRQQNYETEEFYNGLSGEYTASKSGIKDLSALKENIAQSLKQDYPELQKQAESIGDRGVLRALKWGEKVTTIQKSLVDRFLSKGESLMEGKDIFICEACGFIFLGETAPAICPVCKAPESRFSKIK from the coding sequence ATGCCCAATACCAGTACATTTTCAGATAACAGTTTGTCCATCATTTTCAGTAACCTTGCTAAAGCCGCCGGTAGGCAACAGAATTATGAAACCGAAGAATTTTATAATGGTCTTTCCGGTGAATACACAGCAAGTAAGAGCGGAATTAAAGATTTATCCGCCTTAAAAGAAAATATTGCCCAAAGTTTGAAGCAAGACTATCCGGAACTGCAGAAACAAGCAGAATCAATAGGAGACAGAGGTGTTTTACGCGCTTTGAAATGGGGTGAGAAGGTCACAACAATACAAAAAAGCCTGGTAGACCGATTTCTTTCAAAAGGGGAGAGCCTGATGGAAGGGAAGGATATTTTTATCTGCGAAGCCTGTGGATTTATTTTTCTGGGTGAGACAGCCCCCGCAATCTGCCCTGTTTGTAAGGCTCCTGAATCCCGTTTCAGCAAGATTAAATAA